One genomic window of Paenisporosarcina antarctica includes the following:
- a CDS encoding RNA polymerase sigma factor: protein MGKLTDAQLYLRMRSNDQAALEEIYDRYERLVYSFAYRMTQNTQMAEDTVQEVFIKLWKEHAPYTEDKGKFSSWLLTMTRNTSLDALRKKGKQQEVGLLDKDAEQMKAPINEMPEQMLEWKEKGTVLRKAIERLKIEQRTIVELFYFHGLSQESISTKLDIPLGTVKSRIRLALQHLRKHLEKERGMSPNGPSDV from the coding sequence ATGGGTAAATTAACTGACGCGCAGCTTTATCTTCGGATGAGATCAAATGACCAGGCAGCGCTTGAAGAAATATATGATCGTTACGAACGTCTAGTTTATTCCTTTGCGTATCGTATGACACAAAATACGCAAATGGCTGAAGATACTGTTCAAGAAGTTTTTATTAAGCTATGGAAAGAACATGCTCCTTATACAGAAGATAAAGGAAAGTTTTCTTCTTGGCTTTTAACAATGACCCGAAATACTTCACTTGATGCATTAAGAAAAAAAGGTAAACAACAAGAAGTTGGTTTGCTCGATAAAGATGCCGAACAAATGAAAGCACCTATTAATGAAATGCCTGAACAAATGCTTGAATGGAAAGAAAAGGGAACGGTCTTGCGTAAAGCCATCGAACGTTTAAAAATTGAACAACGAACAATCGTGGAACTATTTTATTTCCATGGCCTTTCACAAGAATCCATTTCAACAAAACTCGACATACCACTAGGTACGGTGAAGAGTCGAATTCGATTAGCTCTTCAGCATTTACGTAAACATTTAGAGAAGGAAAGGGGGATGTCACCAAATGGACCGTCAGATGTGTGA
- a CDS encoding GNAT family N-acetyltransferase, with translation MKFFQYESVQEFEEKAQPYLTKNEDLYSLFSGVLQGIKVGHYDNPLMVAIENEGRVVALFQMTPPHPLNMIIINEAIMDDILTFASNEFFAKRIPILSAIGLKSVVTKFAYKWQELTQFKSIVLMDQGIYRLDEVNTTLKKSSGSWRYAREDEAALIEEWYVAFGNDAGIENPPMEVVKERVIQFLENQEVFFWEDDEKIVSMMKKARPTEHGVTVSFVYTPQDERKKGYARTLVAAGSEELLKVYDFCVLYTDMMNPTSNKIYQEIGYQKIADSIHIEFVSKQG, from the coding sequence ATGAAATTCTTTCAATATGAAAGTGTTCAAGAGTTTGAAGAAAAAGCACAACCGTATTTAACAAAAAATGAAGATTTATATAGCTTGTTTAGTGGTGTACTTCAAGGTATAAAAGTGGGTCATTATGACAATCCATTAATGGTAGCAATTGAAAATGAAGGGCGTGTCGTAGCTCTTTTTCAAATGACACCTCCTCATCCATTAAATATGATTATCATTAATGAAGCGATAATGGACGACATTCTGACGTTTGCATCAAATGAATTTTTTGCGAAAAGGATACCAATTTTGTCAGCAATCGGGTTAAAATCTGTTGTTACTAAATTTGCGTACAAATGGCAAGAGCTTACTCAATTTAAATCAATAGTATTAATGGATCAAGGTATATATCGATTAGACGAAGTCAATACAACGCTTAAAAAGAGTTCAGGATCTTGGCGCTATGCAAGGGAAGACGAAGCGGCTTTAATTGAAGAGTGGTATGTCGCATTTGGAAACGATGCAGGAATAGAAAATCCACCGATGGAAGTCGTCAAAGAACGTGTCATACAGTTTTTGGAGAATCAAGAAGTTTTCTTCTGGGAAGATGATGAGAAAATTGTATCGATGATGAAGAAAGCCCGCCCTACTGAGCACGGTGTTACAGTTTCTTTTGTCTATACCCCACAAGATGAACGGAAAAAAGGATATGCAAGAACTTTGGTAGCTGCCGGGAGTGAAGAACTATTAAAGGTTTATGATTTTTGTGTACTATATACAGATATGATGAACCCAACTTCTAACAAAATTTATCAAGAGATAGGGTATCAAAAAATCGCAGACTCTATTCACATTGAGTTTGTTTCAAAACAAGGGTAA
- a CDS encoding ABC transporter ATP-binding protein — protein MIRFDQVTKQFADGTEALKNVSLTIPTGKLTVIIGPSGCGKTTLMKMINHLEAPTSGEVLIDELSIKDRDDVELRRSIGYVIQRIGLFPHMTIARNASIVPKLKGWSEEKTQTRIRELMNIVGLDPDTYLERFPLELSGGQQQRIGVVRALAGDPNIMLMDEPFSALDPISREQLQDELLSLQKRINKTIVFVTHDMDEALKIADHIIVLRAGEVEQIGSSNDLIHEPKNDFVRNFIGQDRINRKRTFGKRKIRELSSYFLQSKISEQIVTVNSTENVEVAITLLDQPHTDVLAVYTNDELVGYITQSAILNAVVAKEEGAPSHD, from the coding sequence GTGATTCGATTTGATCAAGTCACTAAGCAGTTTGCGGATGGGACAGAAGCATTAAAAAACGTTTCATTAACTATCCCAACAGGCAAGTTAACCGTAATTATTGGTCCAAGTGGATGCGGGAAAACTACATTAATGAAAATGATAAATCACTTGGAAGCACCAACTTCTGGTGAGGTATTGATTGATGAATTATCCATTAAAGATCGAGACGATGTGGAACTCAGACGTTCCATTGGCTATGTAATTCAGCGCATTGGCTTATTTCCTCATATGACGATTGCCAGAAATGCTTCAATCGTACCTAAACTAAAAGGATGGTCAGAAGAAAAAACACAGACTCGAATACGCGAACTTATGAATATTGTCGGACTTGATCCAGATACGTATTTGGAGCGTTTCCCTCTTGAACTAAGTGGAGGCCAGCAACAACGCATTGGAGTTGTACGCGCACTTGCTGGAGATCCTAATATTATGTTAATGGACGAACCATTTAGCGCACTTGATCCGATTAGTCGAGAACAACTGCAAGATGAATTACTAAGCCTCCAAAAACGTATTAATAAAACTATTGTTTTTGTCACGCATGACATGGATGAAGCTTTAAAAATAGCCGACCACATTATTGTGTTACGTGCTGGGGAAGTGGAACAAATAGGTTCTTCAAATGACCTTATCCACGAGCCTAAAAATGACTTTGTACGTAATTTTATTGGACAAGATCGAATCAATCGAAAACGAACTTTTGGAAAGCGTAAAATCAGGGAACTGTCTTCGTATTTTTTGCAATCCAAAATTAGCGAGCAGATTGTCACTGTAAACTCGACAGAAAATGTGGAAGTCGCCATTACATTGCTAGACCAACCACATACAGATGTATTGGCTGTTTACACCAATGACGAATTAGTTGGTTATATCACCCAATCAGCCATTTTGAATGCTGTAGTTGCAAAGGAAGAAGGTGCTCCTTCTCATGACTAA
- a CDS encoding ABC transporter permease yields MTKFLETLQSRSDLIIEAFLQHIYLSFVALAVGIAIALPLGILIARYGKYAEPVIGITAVFQTIPSLALFGFLVPLIGIGSNTALIALIIYALLPILRNTYTGLTSVDSSIIEAGRGMGMTRTQILKQLEFPLALPFIMAGIRTATVLTVGIATLATFVGAGGLGDVIYRGLQSYNNSLVLAGALPVALLAIGFDFILKMVEKKATPKGMKIH; encoded by the coding sequence ATGACTAAATTTTTAGAGACGCTTCAAAGTCGTTCTGATCTCATTATAGAAGCGTTCCTCCAACACATTTACTTATCTTTTGTTGCTTTAGCGGTTGGAATTGCTATCGCGTTACCACTTGGCATATTGATTGCCCGCTATGGAAAATATGCAGAACCAGTTATAGGAATTACAGCAGTTTTTCAAACAATACCAAGTCTAGCACTGTTCGGATTTTTAGTGCCGCTCATTGGAATTGGTTCTAATACTGCGCTCATTGCACTTATTATTTATGCACTACTTCCTATTTTACGTAATACGTACACGGGACTCACAAGTGTCGATTCTTCCATTATCGAAGCAGGTCGTGGAATGGGGATGACACGTACTCAAATACTAAAACAACTTGAATTTCCACTTGCTCTGCCTTTTATCATGGCAGGCATTCGAACAGCCACTGTGTTAACTGTAGGAATTGCTACACTTGCTACATTTGTGGGTGCCGGAGGTTTAGGGGATGTCATATACCGTGGTTTACAATCGTATAATAATTCGCTTGTCTTAGCAGGTGCACTACCTGTAGCGTTGCTTGCTATTGGCTTTGATTTCATATTGAAAATGGTTGAAAAGAAAGCAACGCCAAAAGGAATGAAAATACATTAG
- a CDS encoding ABC transporter substrate-binding protein: MKKRLIGVALFASIALVGCGSSNDAGGDTSEPIIFSGKLFTEQFILPQLLGQYVEAKTDYAVEYKAGLGEVAILTPALEKGDIDVYVEYTGTGLQSVLEEDLEQGESSESILERVRKGYEEKYGVTWLEPLGFENTYTLAYSKDQNYNAKTYSDLVEASKSEDIVFGAPHAFYERPGDGFDALVKVYPFEFSKNESLDPNIMYEAVKRGDVDVITAFTTDGRIERFDLEITTDDKGFFPKYDAAPLVRQETLETYPELEDVLNELAGKISVEDMQKMNAQVDIDGEKAEDVARDFLIEQGLIEE; the protein is encoded by the coding sequence ATGAAAAAAAGATTAATAGGGGTAGCACTTTTTGCATCTATTGCATTAGTTGGTTGCGGATCTTCAAACGATGCTGGGGGGGACACAAGTGAACCAATTATCTTTAGTGGAAAGCTATTTACGGAGCAGTTCATTCTACCTCAACTATTAGGTCAATACGTGGAAGCCAAAACGGATTATGCTGTGGAATACAAAGCAGGTTTAGGTGAAGTAGCAATCTTAACACCAGCACTTGAAAAAGGTGATATCGATGTCTATGTAGAATATACAGGCACTGGCTTGCAATCAGTATTAGAAGAAGATCTTGAACAAGGTGAAAGTTCTGAAAGTATATTAGAGCGCGTTCGTAAAGGATATGAAGAGAAGTATGGTGTAACATGGTTAGAGCCACTTGGTTTTGAAAATACCTACACTTTAGCATATAGTAAGGACCAAAATTATAACGCAAAAACATATTCTGACTTAGTCGAAGCATCAAAATCAGAGGACATCGTATTCGGTGCACCTCACGCATTTTATGAGCGTCCTGGGGATGGTTTCGATGCATTAGTTAAAGTATATCCATTTGAATTCTCTAAAAATGAAAGCTTAGATCCAAATATTATGTACGAAGCAGTCAAGCGTGGGGATGTTGATGTCATTACAGCATTTACAACAGACGGCCGTATTGAACGTTTTGATTTAGAAATTACAACAGATGATAAAGGGTTCTTCCCTAAATACGATGCAGCCCCCCTTGTACGTCAAGAAACACTAGAAACGTACCCGGAACTTGAAGATGTATTAAACGAATTAGCTGGTAAGATTTCAGTGGAAGATATGCAAAAAATGAATGCCCAAGTCGATATTGACGGGGAAAAAGCTGAAGATGTAGCACGTGACTTCTTAATTGAACAAGGTTTAATCGAAGAATAA
- a CDS encoding SGNH/GDSL hydrolase family protein — MNNLKWLIWIAAGALLFFYIRTDIPNQDQVSATETLIKTYDPKLNPNQSLTDYLIFRAMISGEGKMAITGSSVAFGTGSSHQSNTWRGLIEVNFRNSNPALKKFKISNHGHPGYTSIRLLEDHVTAPILKEQPDILLIETSVINNHNKNVSLTDTFKSLDSLYQLYSQALPETRIVFLSPNPCTENKFGPPLNQFGLKFTDYVNETAIYIQNQGWTYFDTHGAMLYDMNAQNVTLASTLKDGIHPNDSGYKIWADVLWPFLKQKQGSLPNPM; from the coding sequence ATGAACAATTTGAAATGGTTAATTTGGATCGCTGCGGGCGCACTTCTCTTCTTTTATATAAGAACAGATATACCAAATCAAGACCAAGTAAGCGCAACTGAAACCCTTATTAAAACGTATGATCCAAAACTTAATCCAAACCAATCGTTAACCGACTACTTAATTTTCCGTGCCATGATTTCTGGCGAAGGGAAAATGGCAATAACAGGTAGTAGTGTAGCCTTTGGAACAGGGTCTTCCCATCAATCCAACACGTGGCGCGGTCTCATCGAAGTCAACTTCCGAAATTCGAACCCAGCTTTAAAGAAATTTAAAATATCCAATCATGGTCACCCAGGCTACACTTCGATTCGTTTACTCGAAGATCATGTCACTGCTCCCATTTTAAAAGAGCAACCCGATATCTTATTAATCGAGACATCAGTCATTAATAACCATAACAAAAATGTATCATTAACTGACACATTCAAATCATTGGATTCACTCTACCAATTGTACTCACAGGCTTTACCAGAAACACGCATTGTTTTCTTATCTCCAAATCCTTGTACAGAAAATAAATTTGGACCACCACTCAATCAGTTTGGTCTTAAATTCACGGATTATGTCAATGAAACTGCCATATATATTCAAAACCAAGGATGGACTTATTTCGATACACATGGCGCTATGCTCTATGATATGAATGCACAGAATGTTACACTCGCTTCAACTCTAAAAGATGGGATCCATCCAAACGACAGTGGATATAAAATTTGGGCAGATGTGTTATGGCCTTTTCTGAAACAAAAACAAGGGTCGTTACCAAACCCTATGTAA
- a CDS encoding nucleotide pyrophosphohydrolase: MKEIIQDLQHFRDDRGWSGNHDARSLAISISLEASELLECFQWRSGEEAITHDKQAIIDEMADVFIYLLQLSDVLGEDLIMAARDKMKKNAIKYPVPSKI, from the coding sequence ATGAAAGAAATCATTCAAGATCTCCAACATTTTAGAGATGACCGAGGATGGAGTGGTAATCATGATGCGCGCAGCTTAGCTATTTCTATATCACTTGAAGCGAGCGAACTGCTCGAATGTTTTCAATGGCGTTCAGGTGAAGAAGCAATTACTCATGATAAACAAGCAATAATTGATGAAATGGCTGATGTTTTTATTTACTTATTGCAATTATCAGATGTCCTTGGAGAAGATTTAATCATGGCTGCACGGGATAAGATGAAGAAAAATGCGATAAAGTATCCAGTTCCTTCAAAAATATAA
- a CDS encoding DNA-3-methyladenine glycosylase — MNFQPISPDFFQQPTIELARNLVGQYLVHQHAEGLMVVKIIETEAYMGPEDRAAHSYGNRRTKRTEIMFGEAGLVYTYQMHTHTLMNVVSGPPDKPQAVLLRAGEPIIGQELMGKFRGTTPMKNWTNGPGKLAKALDVRMSYYGHHWSKEPLFIAPGQRDIEIEIGPRVGIQNTGEAVHYPYRFSEKGHPMVSKYR, encoded by the coding sequence ATGAATTTCCAACCAATTTCACCTGATTTTTTTCAACAACCAACTATTGAACTTGCTCGAAACTTAGTGGGGCAATATCTTGTTCATCAACATGCGGAAGGTTTAATGGTTGTAAAGATAATTGAAACAGAAGCATATATGGGACCTGAAGATCGAGCTGCGCATAGTTATGGGAATAGACGAACAAAACGAACTGAAATAATGTTTGGTGAGGCAGGCCTCGTTTATACATATCAAATGCACACACATACACTAATGAACGTTGTCAGTGGACCTCCTGATAAACCACAAGCGGTGTTGCTGAGGGCTGGTGAACCCATAATTGGTCAAGAGTTAATGGGGAAATTTAGGGGAACAACGCCAATGAAAAACTGGACGAATGGTCCGGGTAAATTAGCGAAAGCGCTAGATGTGCGTATGAGTTACTATGGTCATCATTGGTCAAAAGAACCGCTTTTTATTGCCCCGGGACAGAGGGATATTGAAATTGAAATAGGTCCACGTGTAGGTATTCAAAATACAGGAGAAGCGGTTCATTACCCATATCGCTTTTCAGAAAAAGGACATCCAATGGTATCTAAATATCGGTAA
- a CDS encoding M20 peptidase aminoacylase family protein yields the protein MKDSKDSHRVKINEVFTYLHEHPEASWREIGTTAYLKKIIEQEGFSVQTFDGCTGLVVEIGEGPTCIGIRADMDALWQEVDGVFRANHSCGHDAHMTIGFGTLLAMKQKGFPENIRFKWIFQPAEEKGQGALKLLSLGVLDNVDYLFGVHLRPIQEIPDGTASAAICHGAAGLIKGTIEGEDAHAARPHLGQNSIEVGAAIVRGVESLRMDPLIPYSVKMTRLIAGSETGNIIPGKASFTLDARAQTNEAMEILRTKVSEVIRSVESIYHVKIKFTIQKGLIAAIVNEEAYDLMEQAIISVLGSENLKPRITTPGGEDFHFYGLHKPNLKSTMLGLGCGLSPGLHHPNMTFNHESIHIGIKILTQTILNTIEVVSKNN from the coding sequence ATGAAAGACAGTAAGGATTCACACAGGGTCAAAATAAATGAGGTGTTTACATATTTACATGAACATCCAGAAGCAAGTTGGAGAGAGATTGGAACAACTGCTTACTTAAAAAAAATAATCGAACAAGAAGGGTTTTCTGTTCAAACTTTTGATGGCTGTACGGGTTTAGTAGTTGAGATTGGAGAAGGACCAACTTGTATTGGCATTCGTGCAGATATGGATGCACTTTGGCAAGAAGTAGATGGAGTATTTAGAGCAAATCATTCATGTGGTCATGATGCTCATATGACTATAGGTTTTGGAACATTACTTGCAATGAAACAAAAAGGTTTCCCTGAGAATATTCGTTTCAAATGGATTTTTCAACCTGCAGAAGAAAAAGGACAAGGAGCGTTAAAGTTACTAAGTCTAGGTGTTTTAGATAATGTGGATTACTTATTTGGTGTTCATCTTCGACCCATTCAAGAAATTCCAGATGGTACAGCATCCGCTGCGATATGCCATGGAGCAGCAGGTCTAATAAAAGGCACGATTGAAGGAGAAGATGCCCATGCTGCTAGACCTCATCTTGGTCAAAATTCAATTGAAGTAGGGGCGGCGATTGTTCGTGGAGTGGAATCTCTACGCATGGATCCACTCATCCCTTATTCAGTGAAGATGACTAGATTGATTGCTGGAAGTGAGACAGGTAATATCATTCCAGGCAAAGCTTCATTTACACTTGACGCACGTGCTCAAACGAATGAGGCAATGGAGATTTTACGAACAAAAGTGTCTGAAGTCATTCGCAGTGTGGAGTCAATTTATCATGTGAAGATTAAATTTACTATTCAAAAAGGGTTAATCGCGGCAATTGTTAATGAAGAGGCTTATGACCTTATGGAGCAAGCAATTATCTCTGTATTGGGTAGTGAAAACTTGAAGCCGCGAATCACGACGCCAGGTGGAGAAGACTTTCATTTTTATGGCTTGCATAAACCAAATTTAAAATCGACGATGCTTGGGCTCGGATGCGGCTTATCTCCTGGATTACATCATCCTAATATGACATTTAATCATGAAAGTATCCATATAGGAATTAAAATTCTAACTCAGACAATCTTGAATACCATAGAAGTGGTATCTAAAAACAATTAG
- a CDS encoding GNAT family N-acetyltransferase — protein MVKKMEKKYIPLASFFSEASQNEVTLTYTVIENIVGQQLPNAAYLNNSWWKKTKPPATHFLAWVNSDYTVKDIELGRSVTFIKESEAIDMGLSSAKPKNILIIRPVDLDDARAIINLHQDIDAESDFMIFGKDERKMSVQLIRKRIGEWKKSKNSGMFVGILNGEFAGFVALISGPSSRTNHRASLVIGVRRAFYGHGVGTTLMNKADVWAQEVGITRLELTVIEKNERAITLYKKMGYTIEGTRPNSLLIDGEYVNEFYMGKNI, from the coding sequence ATGGTAAAGAAAATGGAGAAAAAGTATATACCGCTTGCTTCTTTCTTTTCAGAAGCATCACAAAACGAAGTCACTCTTACCTATACAGTTATCGAAAATATTGTTGGTCAACAATTACCAAATGCAGCTTACTTAAATAACAGTTGGTGGAAGAAGACCAAACCACCTGCCACTCACTTTTTAGCTTGGGTTAATTCTGATTACACAGTAAAGGATATTGAATTAGGTCGCTCCGTTACTTTTATTAAAGAGAGCGAAGCAATTGATATGGGTCTATCTTCTGCTAAACCAAAAAACATATTAATTATTCGCCCTGTTGATTTAGATGACGCTCGTGCCATTATTAACCTGCATCAAGATATTGATGCAGAATCCGATTTTATGATTTTTGGCAAAGATGAACGGAAAATGAGCGTACAATTAATTCGCAAGCGTATTGGGGAATGGAAGAAATCAAAGAATTCAGGAATGTTTGTTGGCATCCTTAACGGGGAATTCGCTGGTTTTGTGGCATTAATTTCCGGTCCATCTTCTCGCACTAATCATCGTGCTTCACTTGTAATTGGTGTACGAAGAGCTTTTTATGGGCATGGCGTTGGGACAACTTTAATGAATAAAGCAGACGTTTGGGCACAAGAAGTTGGTATTACCCGCTTAGAACTAACAGTTATCGAGAAAAACGAAAGAGCCATTACCCTTTATAAAAAAATGGGATATACCATTGAAGGTACCCGTCCTAACTCTCTGTTAATTGACGGAGAATATGTAAATGAGTTTTATATGGGGAAAAATATATAA
- a CDS encoding GNAT family N-acetyltransferase → MIRKLQETDRQQTMYFVSQKPAENVFIIGDIEGYGFHSTIQTLWGDFNDRGDLRAVLLKYDENFIIYAPEDFDAKGLANIINTDSSFSYLSGIEEMVNKLTPYITAQPKKPRILYYAKCETAEFLPTIPKGIIIEKGRAKDAEAIIEQMKAIPEFAEGNYSVEHKQVSLEKALARVYFIKEQGTIISSASSTAENSQSAMIVGVGTLPEHQKRGLATYCMSKLCRELLAENKMLCLFYDNPSAGAIYKRIGFVDIGKWSMWTY, encoded by the coding sequence GTGATACGGAAATTACAAGAAACTGATCGTCAACAAACCATGTATTTCGTATCTCAAAAACCTGCGGAAAATGTCTTTATTATTGGAGATATTGAAGGCTATGGATTTCATTCAACAATCCAAACTTTGTGGGGAGATTTCAATGACCGAGGTGATTTAAGGGCCGTTTTGTTAAAATATGATGAGAACTTCATCATCTATGCCCCAGAGGATTTTGATGCAAAAGGATTAGCAAATATTATCAATACAGATTCATCATTCAGTTATCTGTCTGGAATTGAAGAAATGGTTAATAAATTAACTCCTTACATAACAGCACAACCGAAAAAACCACGCATACTTTATTACGCTAAATGTGAAACCGCAGAATTTCTCCCAACTATTCCAAAAGGAATCATTATAGAAAAGGGTCGTGCTAAAGATGCGGAAGCAATTATCGAACAGATGAAAGCTATCCCTGAATTTGCTGAAGGTAATTATAGTGTCGAACATAAGCAAGTGTCATTAGAAAAAGCGCTTGCACGAGTGTACTTTATCAAAGAACAAGGCACCATCATTAGTTCTGCGTCGAGCACAGCTGAAAATAGTCAATCTGCGATGATTGTCGGTGTAGGAACTTTGCCTGAGCATCAGAAAAGAGGACTTGCAACTTACTGTATGTCGAAGCTTTGTCGTGAGTTATTAGCTGAGAATAAAATGTTGTGTCTGTTTTATGACAACCCCTCTGCAGGTGCTATCTATAAGAGAATTGGCTTCGTCGACATCGGGAAATGGAGCATGTGGACATATTAA
- a CDS encoding alpha/beta fold hydrolase, giving the protein MLHYKTYIASPSAPWVSFVHGAGGSSSIWYKQIREFRKSHNVLLIDLRGHGKSSRGLWKKGDSFVHIADEVKTVLNELNIKRTHVIGMSLGTIVAQTMAERFPERVSSLILGGAIIRLDIRTKLLLWTGRVTKRFIPYMLLYKLFAWIIMPKKRHEESRSFFVNQAKKMCQKEFIKWFSLTKLINPYLTRLQIKTNAIPTLFLMGVEDYLFMPPVEEVVKRNSEFNLIKIKDSGHVCNIDQPDKFNELSIDFIATIQTEKAITAIG; this is encoded by the coding sequence TTGCTTCACTATAAAACCTATATTGCTTCACCATCTGCCCCTTGGGTATCATTTGTTCATGGAGCGGGTGGTAGTTCTTCTATTTGGTACAAGCAAATACGAGAGTTTAGAAAATCACATAATGTCTTACTAATCGACCTACGAGGACACGGTAAATCATCCCGTGGACTTTGGAAAAAAGGCGATTCCTTTGTCCATATTGCAGATGAAGTGAAAACTGTTTTAAATGAATTAAATATAAAACGCACACATGTCATTGGAATGTCGCTTGGAACAATCGTTGCCCAGACGATGGCAGAACGTTTTCCTGAACGAGTTTCTTCCCTTATTTTAGGTGGGGCTATCATTCGTCTAGATATTCGCACAAAATTGTTGCTATGGACAGGACGCGTTACAAAGCGGTTCATTCCGTATATGCTGTTATATAAATTATTTGCTTGGATTATTATGCCGAAAAAACGTCATGAAGAATCACGTTCATTTTTTGTCAACCAAGCGAAAAAGATGTGTCAAAAAGAGTTTATTAAATGGTTTTCTTTAACTAAGTTAATTAATCCTTACTTAACTAGACTGCAAATTAAAACAAATGCCATTCCAACCCTATTCTTGATGGGAGTGGAGGATTACTTGTTTATGCCACCTGTAGAAGAAGTGGTGAAGCGTAACTCGGAATTTAACCTTATTAAAATTAAAGACTCAGGTCATGTGTGTAACATTGATCAACCTGATAAATTTAATGAGCTGTCAATCGACTTTATTGCAACTATTCAAACTGAAAAAGCTATCACCGCAATTGGGTGA
- the hmpA gene encoding NO-inducible flavohemoprotein — protein MLSQKAIDIVKSTAPILADRGVDITTVFYKNLFIAHPELLNFFNHANQKQGRQQTALANTVYAAALHIDNLGVLIPAVKQIAQKHRSLGIKAEHYPIVGKYLLLAIKEVLGDAATEEIIQAWADAYGIIADVFIQMEIEMYKEAAEQENGFSEFKNFKIVDKVIESDIITSFYLQPEDKSAVPTFIPGQYITVRLTIPGETYLLNRQYSLSQAPNQETYRISVKKETEMSPNGRASVYLHQDGQIGDIIEVSSPAGDFYIDLESTRPVALISGGVGITPMMSMLDTIAKTSPTRPVTFLHGSRNKALHPFDNDVRDLMSTMEDLTYLTLYSDENQMLTKEILADKVLSNSDIYVCGPVPFMKAIIQSLYDLGFEEGHVHYEFFGPAVALELVHA, from the coding sequence ATGTTATCTCAAAAAGCAATCGACATTGTTAAATCAACAGCTCCAATTTTAGCCGATAGAGGGGTAGATATTACAACCGTTTTTTACAAAAATTTATTTATCGCTCATCCAGAATTACTTAATTTTTTTAATCACGCAAATCAGAAACAAGGACGTCAACAAACCGCTCTTGCCAATACGGTTTACGCAGCAGCCTTACACATTGATAATTTAGGTGTATTAATTCCTGCAGTAAAACAAATTGCACAAAAGCACCGTTCTTTAGGTATAAAAGCTGAACACTATCCAATTGTAGGTAAATATTTACTTCTGGCAATTAAAGAAGTATTAGGAGACGCAGCAACGGAAGAAATCATTCAGGCTTGGGCGGATGCATACGGAATTATTGCAGATGTCTTTATTCAAATGGAAATTGAAATGTACAAAGAAGCTGCTGAGCAAGAGAATGGCTTTAGCGAATTTAAAAACTTTAAAATTGTTGACAAAGTTATTGAAAGTGACATTATTACTTCATTCTATTTACAACCTGAAGATAAATCAGCAGTTCCAACATTTATTCCAGGTCAATACATTACGGTCCGCTTAACCATTCCAGGTGAAACGTACTTGTTAAACCGTCAATATAGTTTGTCACAAGCGCCTAATCAAGAAACGTACCGTATATCAGTGAAGAAAGAAACTGAAATGAGTCCTAACGGAAGAGCATCTGTATACTTACACCAAGACGGTCAAATTGGAGACATAATTGAAGTAAGTTCACCTGCTGGTGACTTCTATATAGATTTAGAAAGCACACGTCCAGTGGCATTAATCAGTGGTGGTGTAGGAATTACACCAATGATGAGTATGTTAGATACGATTGCTAAAACATCTCCTACTCGTCCTGTAACTTTCTTACACGGTTCAAGAAATAAAGCTTTGCACCCATTTGATAACGATGTTCGCGATTTAATGTCGACAATGGAAGATTTAACTTACTTAACGTTATATTCAGATGAAAATCAAATGCTTACAAAAGAAATTTTAGCAGACAAAGTTCTCTCAAATAGTGATATTTATGTATGTGGACCTGTACCATTTATGAAAGCAATCATTCAAAGTCTTTACGATTTAGGTTTTGAAGAAGGCCATGTACACTACGAGTTCTTCGGACCAGCTGTAGCGCTTGAATTAGTTCACGCTTAA